The DNA region TGACAGTGTTTTATAACCGCTGGTAATAAAACACCCAATCCAATACCATGTGTTACTTCAGGATTAATTCCACTCAATGGATGTTCCAATGCGTGTGTATAATGTAATAATCCATTATTAAAAGCTATTCCTGCAATTGCAGAGGCATATAATAACCAATATCTTGCCTCTAAGTTTTTAGGCTCCTCTAATGCTATTGGTAAGTATTTAGCAATAATTTCAATCGTTCTCCTTGCCAAATCAATTGAATATGGACTTCTTGTTATAGTCGTTGCAGCTTCAGTAACATGGTTTAATGCATCAATTGTTGTAGCAAGTGTTTGCTTTTTTGGTAATCCTGTAAGTAATGCAGGGTCATCAATAGAGTATTTTGGATATATACACTCTGCAACTAATGCTGGTTTATAGTTTTTCTCAGGAATATTTGCTACTGCAAACCTATCTACTTCAGTTCCAGTTCCATGAGTAGTATTAATTGCTACTATTGGTTTAGCCTTCTCTGGTGTAAATTTATACTCATATAAACTTCTACCATCTTCATTTGGATATTCTAATAATACTGCAACACCTTTAGCAGTATCTATTGGACTACCTCCCCCAATCCCTACCACAATGTCGGCATTAATCTCTCTACCTAAAGCAACAGCCTCATCAATCATATCTACTGTTGGGTTTGGA from Methanocaldococcus sp. includes:
- a CDS encoding iron-containing alcohol dehydrogenase gives rise to the protein MARYEGEIDINNVFELRCKPTCYFGVGAINKIDDIFKEFVDKGMKNVLFVTGKSSYKKCGAWDVVEKSLEKYDMNYAIYNKVSPNPTVDMIDEAVALGREINADIVVGIGGGSPIDTAKGVAVLLEYPNEDGRSLYEYKFTPEKAKPIVAINTTHGTGTEVDRFAVANIPEKNYKPALVAECIYPKYSIDDPALLTGLPKKQTLATTIDALNHVTEAATTITRSPYSIDLARRTIEIIAKYLPIALEEPKNLEARYWLLYASAIAGIAFNNGLLHYTHALEHPLSGINPEVTHGIGLGVLLPAVIKHCHKALPKTFAHIYEPIVEDVKKAEEDGIYLAKQVEQWLNSVGLTEKLPDLGFGEDDIPQLVDLAFNTPSLDLLLSLAPVEATRERVEQIYRDSMKPIE